A DNA window from Pseudodesulfovibrio thermohalotolerans contains the following coding sequences:
- a CDS encoding 2-oxoacid:ferredoxin oxidoreductase subunit beta, giving the protein MVSIEEYGDFETSWCPGCGNFPILKSLKQALAEQGIAPRDVIVSSGIGQAAKLPHYLRCNMFNGLHGRALPVAQGIKMANPEAAVLCVSGDGCTYGEGGNHFLAAIRRNLDLTLLVHDNQIYGLTKGQASPTSARGHVTKAQPEGNRSDAFNPLSVAVAMKAGFVARAFSGEPEHLAEVIKKAMNHKGFSLVDILQPCVSFNKVNTYGWYSQRVYFPEDHDPSDWGAAMALSEEFGDRIPLGIIYRADKPVFGLGGRLAEQEYDRNDLKAVLQSYT; this is encoded by the coding sequence ATGGTTTCCATTGAAGAGTACGGCGATTTTGAAACATCGTGGTGTCCCGGTTGCGGTAATTTCCCCATCCTCAAGAGCCTCAAACAGGCTCTCGCCGAGCAGGGAATCGCGCCGCGCGACGTCATCGTCTCGTCCGGAATCGGCCAGGCGGCAAAGCTGCCGCACTATCTGCGCTGCAATATGTTCAACGGACTGCACGGCCGGGCGCTGCCTGTGGCGCAGGGTATCAAGATGGCCAACCCGGAAGCGGCCGTGCTTTGCGTTTCCGGCGACGGTTGCACCTACGGCGAAGGAGGTAACCATTTCCTTGCCGCCATCAGGCGCAATCTCGATCTGACCCTGCTCGTCCACGACAACCAGATTTACGGCCTGACAAAGGGCCAGGCCAGCCCGACTTCGGCGCGCGGCCATGTGACCAAGGCCCAGCCTGAAGGCAATCGATCCGACGCGTTCAACCCGCTAAGCGTCGCCGTGGCCATGAAGGCGGGCTTTGTCGCCCGCGCTTTTTCCGGCGAGCCTGAGCATCTGGCCGAGGTAATCAAGAAGGCCATGAACCACAAGGGTTTTTCTTTGGTGGACATCCTTCAACCCTGCGTCTCCTTCAACAAGGTCAACACTTATGGCTGGTATAGCCAGCGGGTGTATTTCCCCGAGGACCATGATCCGTCTGACTGGGGGGCGGCCATGGCCCTGAGCGAGGAATTCGGCGACCGAATCCCGTTGGGGATCATCTACCGCGCCGACAAGCCCGTCTTCGGCCTCGGCGGCAGATTGGCCGAACAGGAATACGATAGAAACGACTTGAAAGCGGTATTGCAGTCGTATACATAG
- a CDS encoding ferritin codes for MLSEKLEDALNAQMNWEIYSAHIYLSMASHFANEGLSGFSAWMYAQYQEEMFHAMRFFNYINEAGGHAKLGTIEAPQHSWETPLAAFEEALEHEKGVTARINKIADLAVEERNHAVGIFLQWFISEQVEEEDSVSDAVGKLKLVGDGGGLFMLDRDLGTRVFTPPTNA; via the coding sequence ATGCTCAGCGAGAAACTCGAAGATGCGCTCAACGCGCAGATGAATTGGGAAATCTATTCCGCACATATTTATCTTTCCATGGCCTCCCATTTCGCCAACGAGGGGCTGTCCGGCTTCTCCGCCTGGATGTACGCCCAGTACCAGGAGGAAATGTTCCACGCCATGCGTTTCTTCAATTACATCAACGAGGCGGGCGGACATGCCAAGCTCGGCACCATCGAGGCCCCGCAGCATAGCTGGGAGACTCCGCTGGCCGCCTTCGAGGAAGCTCTTGAGCATGAGAAGGGCGTCACCGCGCGTATCAACAAGATCGCTGATCTGGCCGTGGAGGAGCGCAACCACGCCGTGGGCATCTTCCTGCAGTGGTTCATCTCCGAGCAGGTCGAGGAAGAGGATTCCGTGAGCGATGCCGTCGGCAAGCTCAAGCTCGTGGGCGACGGCGGCGGGCTGTTCATGCTCGATCGCGATCTCGGCACCAGGGTTTTCACCCCGCCGACCAACGCGTAG
- a CDS encoding YbaB/EbfC family nucleoid-associated protein, giving the protein MKGMNEMLRQAQIMQRKMTEAQDGLKTREVEATSGGGMVTVKVTGAQEVTEVRIEPSVVEAGDVEMLQDLVMTAANEALKKSKEMMEEAMKGVTGGISIPGMF; this is encoded by the coding sequence ATGAAAGGCATGAACGAAATGCTCCGTCAGGCCCAGATCATGCAGCGTAAGATGACCGAAGCCCAGGATGGCCTCAAGACCCGCGAGGTCGAGGCTACCAGCGGCGGCGGCATGGTCACCGTCAAGGTCACGGGTGCCCAGGAAGTCACCGAGGTGCGCATCGAACCTTCCGTCGTGGAGGCGGGAGACGTGGAGATGCTGCAAGACCTGGTCATGACCGCGGCCAACGAGGCGCTCAAGAAATCCAAGGAGATGATGGAGGAAGCCATGAAGGGCGTTACCGGCGGCATCTCCATCCCCGGCATGTTCTAG
- the recD2 gene encoding SF1B family DNA helicase RecD2, whose translation MSDEQLVSLSDVEVVGVVYHNKENGYAIARVRIKDEPGQITIVGTLGELAGGATLNLRGRWTVHPKFGRQFEVVTFDQARPATENGVIRFLQSSIKGVGEKTATLIVEEFGVEVLDLLDDDPEQLLKIKGISKRKLEDIIESWGRQREIKNLLVFLQSHHVPTTFAGKIFHLYGAQAEAKLRENPYDLAYEIRGVGFKTADHMAMKLGFPPDCSQRLEAAIAYTMLTSCERNGHLFIPKPKLLEDVARMLDTTDYDKLELALFGLEEKKRIRIEDLSAQGVSEAVYLMYFFHYENETTQRLYQLVSHPTPISRKKIDKTLPKVEDKLGFTLSEEQREAVFEACSNKVFIITGGPGTGKTTITKAILLTLKELGLKVMQAAPTGRAAKRMAEATGHSAKTVHRMLQFQPEGGFHYCEDQKLKADVLVVDEASMVDAQLFVSILRALPHTCRLILVGDVNQLPSVGPGNVLGDLIDSRRVPCAVLTHIFRQAQESFIVVNAHRINEGKFPRQHPCSPPEADFYWIPQEDPVKVQKLILDSVCERIPERYGLDPMRDIQVLTPMHKGDVGTQALNMALQGRLNPPGPGVREIKRKFATFREGDRVIQLKNNYDKEVFNGDLGWIMEADKENHELMVEFDGNYVHFESSDLDELGLAYAVSVHKSQGSEYPAVVMPIVTQHFLLLQRNLLYTGLTRARRLAVLIGSERAFKIGLKNATSGSRHTHLAYRLRDVFDQNRLY comes from the coding sequence ATGAGCGACGAACAACTTGTTTCTCTGTCCGACGTCGAAGTCGTCGGCGTGGTTTATCACAACAAGGAGAACGGCTATGCCATCGCCCGGGTCCGGATCAAGGACGAGCCGGGGCAGATTACCATTGTCGGAACCTTGGGCGAACTGGCTGGCGGCGCGACGCTGAACCTTCGGGGCCGGTGGACCGTGCACCCCAAGTTCGGCCGCCAGTTCGAGGTGGTCACTTTCGACCAGGCCCGGCCCGCCACAGAGAACGGAGTCATCCGTTTTTTGCAGTCGTCCATCAAGGGAGTGGGGGAGAAGACCGCCACCCTTATCGTCGAGGAGTTCGGTGTGGAAGTCCTGGACCTGCTGGACGACGACCCCGAGCAGCTTTTGAAGATCAAGGGCATTTCCAAGCGGAAACTTGAGGATATCATCGAGTCATGGGGCCGCCAGCGGGAGATCAAGAACCTGCTGGTGTTCCTTCAGTCCCATCATGTGCCGACCACTTTTGCGGGAAAGATATTTCATCTCTATGGAGCGCAGGCCGAGGCCAAGCTTCGGGAAAATCCCTACGACCTGGCCTACGAGATTCGGGGAGTGGGATTCAAGACCGCCGACCACATGGCCATGAAACTCGGTTTCCCTCCGGATTGCTCGCAGCGCCTGGAGGCGGCCATCGCCTACACCATGCTGACCTCCTGCGAGCGCAACGGCCACCTGTTCATTCCCAAGCCGAAGCTGCTTGAGGACGTGGCCCGGATGCTCGACACCACGGACTACGACAAGTTGGAGCTGGCTCTCTTCGGATTGGAGGAAAAAAAGCGCATCCGCATTGAGGACCTGTCCGCGCAGGGCGTGTCCGAGGCGGTCTATCTCATGTATTTCTTTCATTATGAGAACGAGACCACCCAGCGTTTGTATCAGTTGGTCAGCCACCCCACGCCCATTTCCCGCAAGAAGATCGACAAGACACTGCCCAAGGTGGAGGATAAGCTCGGCTTCACCCTGTCCGAGGAACAGCGGGAAGCTGTTTTCGAGGCGTGTTCCAACAAGGTCTTTATCATTACCGGCGGACCCGGCACCGGAAAGACGACCATCACCAAGGCGATTCTCCTGACCCTCAAGGAGCTCGGACTCAAGGTCATGCAGGCCGCGCCCACGGGGCGGGCGGCCAAGCGCATGGCCGAGGCCACAGGCCATTCGGCCAAGACCGTGCACCGGATGCTCCAGTTCCAGCCCGAAGGCGGATTCCATTATTGCGAGGACCAGAAGCTCAAGGCGGATGTCCTGGTGGTGGACGAAGCCTCCATGGTGGACGCCCAGCTTTTCGTTTCCATCCTGCGGGCGTTGCCGCATACCTGCCGCCTTATTCTCGTAGGCGACGTGAATCAGCTGCCCAGTGTCGGGCCGGGCAACGTTTTGGGTGATCTCATCGATTCCCGCCGTGTGCCGTGCGCCGTGCTGACCCATATCTTCCGCCAGGCGCAGGAGAGCTTCATCGTGGTCAACGCCCACCGCATCAACGAGGGGAAATTTCCGCGCCAGCATCCGTGCTCGCCGCCTGAGGCCGACTTCTACTGGATTCCCCAGGAGGACCCGGTCAAAGTCCAAAAGCTTATTCTTGATTCGGTGTGCGAACGCATTCCCGAGCGGTACGGCCTGGACCCCATGCGCGACATCCAGGTGCTGACTCCCATGCACAAGGGGGATGTGGGCACCCAGGCCCTGAACATGGCCCTGCAGGGGCGTCTCAATCCTCCCGGTCCGGGGGTGCGCGAAATCAAGCGCAAATTCGCCACGTTCCGCGAGGGCGACCGGGTCATTCAGCTCAAGAACAACTACGACAAGGAAGTGTTCAACGGCGATCTCGGCTGGATCATGGAGGCGGACAAGGAAAACCATGAACTCATGGTGGAGTTCGACGGCAACTACGTGCACTTCGAGTCCTCGGATCTGGATGAACTCGGTCTTGCCTACGCGGTCAGCGTACACAAGTCGCAGGGAAGCGAGTACCCGGCCGTGGTCATGCCCATCGTCACCCAGCACTTCCTGCTCTTGCAGCGGAACCTGCTCTACACCGGCCTAACCCGCGCCCGTCGGCTCGCCGTGCTTATCGGCTCGGAGCGGGCCTTCAAAATAGGTTTGAAGAATGCCACTTCCGGCAGCCGCCATACTCATTTGGCCTACCGTCTGCGGGACGTATTCGATCAGAACCGCCTCTATTAG
- the ettA gene encoding energy-dependent translational throttle protein EttA gives MSNEAEKIIYSMYKVTKRHGQKEVLKNVSLSYFYGAKIGVLGLNGSGKSSLLKILAGVDDRFEGDIQVKDGYSIGYLEQEPLVDETRTVREVVEEGVAEIMDIVREYNAINEKFAEPMEAEEMDALIERQGQVQELMDAKGAWDIDSKLEMAMDSLRCPPADTPVSVISGGERRRVALCRLLLQSPDILLLDEPTNHLDADSVGWLERYLSSFPGTVIAVTHDRYFLDNVAGWILELDRGRGIPWKGNYSSWLEQKQNRLAQEGKQEADRQKTLERELEWIRMSPKGRRAKSKARINAYESMLSHEAERLADDLQIYIPPGPHLGKQVIVAENVTKSMGDKLLMENVSFILPPNAIVGIIGPNGAGKSTLCKMIVGEEQPDSGTLTLGATVKLAYADQNRDSLIPGKTVYEIISGGAEFVKLGDREVNARAYCSRFNFAGQDQQKKVDVLSGGERNRVHMAQMLKSGANVLLLDEPTNDLDVNTMRALEDGLENFAGCVLVISHDRWFLDRIATHIIAFEGDAQVVVNEGNYSDYDADRRKRLGAEADHPHRLKFRKLTR, from the coding sequence ATGAGCAACGAAGCGGAAAAGATCATCTATTCCATGTACAAGGTGACCAAGCGTCACGGACAGAAGGAAGTTCTCAAGAATGTTTCCCTGTCCTATTTCTATGGCGCCAAGATCGGCGTGCTCGGCCTGAACGGCTCGGGCAAGTCGTCGCTCTTGAAGATCCTGGCCGGAGTGGACGATCGGTTCGAGGGCGACATCCAAGTCAAGGACGGATACTCCATCGGCTATCTTGAACAGGAGCCTCTGGTCGACGAGACGCGCACCGTGCGCGAGGTCGTCGAGGAGGGCGTGGCCGAGATTATGGACATCGTCCGCGAATACAACGCCATCAACGAGAAGTTCGCCGAGCCCATGGAAGCCGAGGAGATGGACGCGCTCATCGAGCGCCAGGGCCAGGTGCAGGAACTCATGGATGCCAAGGGGGCCTGGGACATTGATTCCAAGCTCGAAATGGCCATGGATTCCCTTCGCTGCCCTCCGGCCGATACTCCGGTCTCCGTCATATCCGGTGGTGAGCGCCGTCGCGTCGCCCTGTGCCGCTTGCTGCTCCAGTCTCCGGATATCCTGCTCCTCGACGAGCCTACCAACCACCTGGACGCGGACTCCGTGGGCTGGCTGGAACGATACCTTTCGTCCTTCCCCGGCACCGTTATCGCCGTGACCCATGACCGCTACTTCCTGGACAACGTGGCGGGCTGGATTCTTGAACTCGACCGTGGACGGGGCATTCCCTGGAAGGGCAATTACTCGTCCTGGCTTGAGCAGAAGCAAAACCGCCTCGCCCAGGAGGGCAAGCAGGAGGCCGACCGCCAGAAGACGCTGGAGCGCGAGCTGGAATGGATTCGCATGTCTCCGAAGGGCCGTCGGGCCAAGTCCAAGGCGCGTATCAATGCCTACGAGTCCATGCTTTCCCACGAGGCCGAGCGTCTGGCTGACGATCTTCAGATCTACATTCCGCCGGGACCTCATCTTGGCAAGCAGGTCATTGTGGCCGAAAACGTGACAAAGTCCATGGGCGACAAGCTGCTCATGGAGAATGTCAGCTTCATTCTGCCGCCCAATGCCATTGTAGGTATCATCGGTCCCAACGGCGCGGGCAAGTCCACCCTGTGCAAGATGATCGTGGGCGAGGAACAGCCCGATTCCGGAACCCTGACCCTTGGCGCCACGGTCAAGCTCGCCTACGCCGACCAGAACCGTGATTCCCTCATTCCCGGCAAGACCGTGTATGAGATCATCAGCGGCGGGGCGGAGTTCGTCAAACTCGGCGACCGCGAAGTCAACGCGCGGGCCTATTGCTCCCGTTTCAACTTTGCGGGGCAGGACCAGCAGAAAAAGGTCGACGTCCTTTCCGGCGGCGAGCGGAACCGCGTGCACATGGCCCAGATGCTCAAGTCCGGGGCCAACGTGCTTCTTCTCGACGAACCGACCAACGACCTGGACGTCAACACCATGCGCGCCCTGGAGGACGGCTTGGAGAACTTCGCGGGCTGCGTCCTGGTCATCAGCCACGACCGCTGGTTCCTTGACCGGATCGCGACCCACATCATCGCCTTCGAAGGCGATGCGCAGGTGGTCGTGAACGAAGGCAACTACAGCGACTACGACGCCGACCGCAGAAAACGCCTGGGCGCCGAGGCCGATCATCCGCATCGACTGAAATTCCGCAAATTGACGCGATAA
- a CDS encoding GGDEF domain-containing protein: protein MHTELPADILREIPTGPMLTRTLILITIKDYSKLKEMYGQNFVDLLEKELSDSLAATAAANKARNMRVIRPASGKAAFIVPQDNNPADIAYEYKTQAQKDMEPTMLRHTGLGIDLGMGFAPIPVAPDDGQWGAALNRALNAALRMESRPLNMNDLSITSRFNTILVQGWVSAHYQPILDFRTDTILGWEALARGPEGSAFRSPVMLFQTAEELGRLFALEKLCREAAIRNVGELKDGQKLFLNIHPKTMADPSFSPGQTLDLMDKYGLTPDNVVFEITEQHSVQDFDLFYRALAHYRSQGFQIAVDDAGAGYSGLTLIAELQPDYIKLDKSLIDDIHKDPVKRALVETTATFADKIGSRIIGEGIETRDQAICLKNIGVHCGQGYFLARPAAPKPDVNEECRHLKTVGDISNNIICSPPVGDLAKAPHSMEMSCLVASAHEFFRKNDSFTNIVVVRDNVPKGLVMEYHLNRQLSSQFGIALYHKRSIDTVMDKSPLIVDADMPVEQAARTAMKREHIKTYDDIIVTKKGLLYGVVTVQDLLNVLAKIQVEMAKGTNPLTGLPGNVAIEQEVESRIKQKRQFSIIYGDLDHFKVYNDTYGFKNGDRIIKLAADIMSWATRKHAPHDARLCHIGGDDFVLITPPDSVHNLCKSITRCFGRLVKSCYCMEDKERGWILAKGRDDKERKYPLVTISLGVIEIDGPCSLMEIGERAAHIKKYAKSIPGNSVAIDRRPAIGKVEEAVCN from the coding sequence ATGCATACGGAACTACCAGCGGACATTCTCAGGGAAATCCCGACCGGCCCCATGCTGACCAGGACCCTCATTCTCATCACTATCAAGGACTATTCCAAGCTCAAGGAGATGTACGGACAAAACTTCGTAGACCTCCTGGAAAAAGAGCTCAGCGACTCTCTAGCCGCCACAGCCGCCGCCAACAAAGCCCGCAACATGCGCGTCATCAGGCCCGCATCGGGCAAGGCCGCATTCATCGTTCCCCAAGACAACAATCCGGCGGATATCGCATACGAATACAAGACACAGGCCCAAAAGGACATGGAGCCGACAATGCTCCGCCACACGGGACTGGGCATCGACCTCGGCATGGGCTTCGCACCGATCCCGGTCGCCCCGGACGACGGCCAATGGGGCGCGGCCCTGAATAGAGCGCTCAACGCGGCCCTGCGCATGGAGAGCCGTCCGCTGAACATGAACGATCTGTCCATCACCAGCCGTTTCAACACAATCCTCGTCCAGGGGTGGGTCTCGGCCCATTACCAACCCATTCTCGACTTCCGGACGGACACCATCCTTGGATGGGAGGCCCTTGCGCGCGGTCCCGAAGGGTCCGCCTTCCGCTCTCCGGTCATGCTGTTCCAGACCGCCGAAGAGCTGGGCCGCCTGTTCGCCCTCGAAAAGCTCTGCCGCGAAGCGGCCATCCGCAACGTGGGAGAGCTAAAGGACGGCCAAAAACTTTTTCTCAACATCCACCCGAAGACCATGGCCGACCCGTCGTTCTCCCCGGGCCAGACCCTGGACCTCATGGACAAGTACGGGTTGACCCCGGACAACGTGGTCTTTGAAATCACCGAACAGCACAGCGTCCAGGATTTCGACCTCTTCTACCGCGCCCTGGCGCACTATCGCAGCCAGGGATTTCAGATCGCGGTGGACGACGCGGGAGCCGGATACTCGGGGCTGACCCTCATCGCCGAATTGCAGCCCGACTACATCAAGCTCGACAAGTCGCTCATAGACGACATCCACAAGGACCCGGTCAAACGCGCGCTTGTGGAGACCACGGCCACATTCGCGGACAAAATCGGCTCCCGGATAATCGGCGAAGGCATCGAGACCAGGGACCAGGCGATCTGCCTCAAGAACATCGGCGTGCATTGCGGCCAGGGGTATTTCCTGGCCCGACCTGCCGCCCCCAAGCCGGACGTCAACGAGGAATGCCGCCATCTCAAAACCGTCGGCGACATTTCCAACAATATCATCTGCTCTCCGCCTGTTGGGGACCTGGCCAAGGCCCCGCACTCCATGGAAATGTCCTGTCTGGTCGCCTCGGCCCACGAGTTCTTCCGCAAAAACGACTCGTTCACGAACATCGTGGTGGTCCGGGACAACGTACCAAAGGGCTTGGTCATGGAGTACCACCTCAACCGGCAACTTTCCTCGCAATTCGGCATAGCCCTGTACCACAAGCGGAGCATAGACACGGTCATGGACAAGAGCCCACTCATCGTGGACGCGGACATGCCGGTTGAACAGGCCGCGCGAACGGCGATGAAGCGGGAACATATCAAGACCTACGACGACATCATCGTGACCAAGAAGGGACTGCTCTACGGCGTGGTCACGGTCCAGGACCTGCTCAACGTGCTGGCCAAAATCCAGGTGGAGATGGCCAAGGGGACAAACCCCCTGACCGGCCTGCCCGGCAATGTTGCCATCGAGCAGGAAGTGGAATCCCGCATCAAGCAGAAACGGCAGTTCAGCATCATCTACGGCGACCTGGACCACTTCAAGGTCTACAACGACACCTACGGCTTCAAGAACGGCGACAGAATTATCAAGCTGGCTGCCGACATCATGTCATGGGCCACGCGCAAGCACGCGCCCCACGACGCCCGCCTCTGCCACATCGGCGGCGACGACTTCGTGCTCATCACCCCGCCCGATTCGGTCCACAATCTGTGCAAATCGATCACCCGCTGTTTCGGCCGATTGGTCAAGAGCTGCTACTGCATGGAAGACAAGGAGCGCGGTTGGATTCTGGCCAAGGGACGCGATGACAAGGAGCGCAAATACCCCCTGGTGACGATCTCCCTCGGGGTCATCGAGATCGACGGCCCCTGCTCCCTCATGGAAATCGGAGAGCGCGCCGCGCACATCAAGAAATACGCAAAGTCCATTCCCGGCAATTCCGTGGCCATCGACCGCCGCCCCGCCATCGGCAAGGTCGAGGAAGCCGTGTGCAACTGA
- the recR gene encoding recombination mediator RecR produces the protein MQNLPGPLKEVVDQLSSLPGIGPKSALRIALTLLKMPRERAAGVGQSIIELRERLCLCEDCACLAESSPCAICADPSRDTGQICLVPEWDALLAMEAMGVYRGKYLVLGGLLSPLDGVDPGQLEIDRLRRRLSSGDFSELILALGATLDAEATASYVKNLVESEFPGVSATRLAQGIPIGGEVKFMDKETLKQSLVHRQKV, from the coding sequence TTGCAGAATCTTCCCGGACCACTCAAGGAAGTGGTCGATCAATTGTCGAGCCTGCCCGGCATCGGCCCGAAATCCGCCCTGCGCATTGCCCTGACCCTGCTCAAGATGCCCCGCGAGCGGGCGGCCGGTGTGGGGCAGTCCATCATTGAGCTGCGCGAGCGGCTTTGCCTTTGCGAGGATTGTGCCTGTCTGGCCGAGTCCAGCCCGTGCGCTATTTGCGCCGATCCCTCCCGCGATACCGGACAGATTTGCCTGGTGCCGGAGTGGGATGCGCTCCTGGCCATGGAGGCGATGGGCGTTTATCGCGGAAAATATCTCGTTCTCGGCGGATTGTTGTCCCCTCTGGACGGCGTGGACCCGGGGCAGCTTGAGATCGACCGGCTGCGGCGCAGGCTCTCCTCCGGCGATTTTTCCGAACTGATTCTCGCCCTTGGGGCCACCCTGGACGCCGAAGCGACGGCTTCCTACGTCAAGAATCTGGTGGAGTCCGAATTCCCGGGCGTTTCGGCAACCCGGCTTGCCCAGGGCATTCCCATCGGGGGCGAGGTCAAGTTCATGGACAAGGAGACCCTTAAGCAGTCCCTGGTTCATCGGCAGAAGGTTTAA
- a CDS encoding 2-oxoacid:acceptor oxidoreductase subunit alpha — protein sequence MSRKDINIVIGGAAGQGLVTIGQLLAKAVVRAGHHLLVTQRYMSRVRGGHNTYAIRMGGDYLSGGTESIDILAALNSEAFARHVDDVRDGGLIVAGTDLETGERDALRIPFEELAPKPLFHNTVMLGVLGRTIGLDRGIFEDLLGQTFGRKGGEVVEANVDVLRKAYEWASGRDHGFPGRIGPGSGSGRMMINGNEGIALGAMAAGCNFVSYYPMTPSSSVAMALIAKGAPLGLQYEQAEDELAAMNMAIGASYAGARTLVTTSGGGFALMGEAVSLAGVSETPIVCVVVQRPGPATGMATRTEQADLDLVLHAGHGEFPRAVFTPATPEDCFYLTHRAFDLAETFQTPIFVLSEQYLADSYRDVEPFDLDGLPKTSRPLLEWDGEEYKRYAATDDGVSPRLVPGFSEALVRADSHEHDENSRITEDKTVRVTQNSKRLRKESGLFEEVIGPDYYGEENADALLVCWGPTLGACLEAVERYEGDESLAVLHFKQVYPLREEQFMEFLEGAGRVVAVEGNATAQFARLIASETGFVIPDRILRFDGRAMTWEYVLKGLTDIL from the coding sequence ATGTCGCGAAAAGATATCAACATCGTCATAGGCGGTGCGGCGGGCCAGGGACTGGTCACCATAGGCCAATTGCTTGCCAAGGCTGTCGTCAGGGCGGGGCACCACCTTTTGGTGACGCAGCGGTACATGTCCCGGGTGCGCGGCGGCCACAACACCTACGCCATTCGCATGGGTGGGGATTACCTGTCCGGCGGGACCGAATCCATCGACATCCTGGCCGCGCTCAATTCCGAGGCCTTTGCACGGCATGTCGATGATGTCCGTGACGGCGGGCTGATCGTGGCCGGAACCGATCTCGAAACCGGGGAGCGCGACGCTCTTCGTATTCCCTTCGAGGAGCTGGCTCCAAAACCGCTTTTTCACAACACCGTCATGCTCGGCGTGCTCGGTCGGACCATCGGTCTTGATCGCGGTATTTTCGAAGACCTGCTCGGGCAGACTTTCGGCAGGAAAGGTGGTGAAGTGGTTGAGGCCAACGTCGACGTTTTGCGCAAAGCCTATGAATGGGCCTCTGGCCGGGATCACGGCTTTCCCGGCCGTATCGGGCCCGGAAGCGGATCGGGACGGATGATGATAAACGGCAACGAGGGCATTGCCCTGGGCGCCATGGCCGCAGGCTGCAATTTCGTTTCCTATTATCCCATGACGCCGTCGTCCTCCGTGGCCATGGCCCTCATCGCCAAAGGTGCGCCGCTCGGATTGCAATACGAACAGGCCGAGGATGAGCTTGCGGCCATGAACATGGCCATTGGCGCCTCCTATGCCGGAGCAAGAACCTTGGTGACGACTTCCGGCGGCGGTTTTGCGCTTATGGGCGAAGCCGTCAGTCTGGCGGGCGTTTCAGAGACTCCCATCGTCTGTGTGGTGGTCCAGCGTCCTGGTCCGGCCACGGGTATGGCCACCCGTACCGAACAGGCGGACCTTGATCTGGTGCTGCACGCCGGACACGGAGAGTTCCCCAGGGCTGTATTTACGCCTGCAACGCCCGAGGACTGCTTCTACCTGACCCATCGGGCCTTTGATTTGGCCGAGACTTTTCAGACTCCGATTTTCGTCCTTTCGGAGCAATATCTGGCGGACTCCTATCGGGATGTGGAGCCGTTCGACCTGGACGGTCTTCCCAAGACGTCCCGTCCGCTTTTGGAATGGGACGGCGAGGAATACAAACGATACGCCGCGACGGATGACGGCGTCTCGCCGCGATTGGTCCCCGGCTTTTCCGAAGCCCTGGTTCGGGCCGATTCCCATGAGCACGACGAAAATTCCCGGATCACCGAGGACAAGACTGTCCGCGTGACCCAGAACTCCAAGCGGTTGCGCAAGGAGTCCGGGCTGTTCGAGGAAGTCATCGGTCCCGACTATTATGGTGAGGAGAACGCCGACGCGCTGCTGGTCTGTTGGGGACCCACGTTGGGGGCCTGTCTGGAGGCCGTGGAGCGGTACGAGGGCGACGAGTCCCTGGCCGTCCTGCATTTCAAACAGGTCTATCCGCTACGTGAGGAGCAGTTCATGGAATTCCTGGAAGGCGCGGGCAGGGTTGTCGCCGTGGAGGGCAACGCCACGGCCCAATTCGCCCGGCTCATCGCCAGTGAGACCGGTTTCGTGATTCCCGACCGCATCCTGCGGTTCGACGGCCGGGCAATGACCTGGGAATACGTCCTCAAGGGCCTCACCGACATCCTCTAG